The Planktothrix serta PCC 8927 region AATTTTGTAAAAATGTCCCGATAGAAATTACATAGCCAATTTCTCCCTTTTTTGCTAAAGTTGCCCCAATTTCCTGACCGGGAAATGTGCCATCATTGCGAATTAACTTGCGAGTTTGAACTTTTTCACCAATTTCAAAACAAGGGGGCAAGTCAAGTTCTAATTCATCTAGCTGCATAGATTAACCTCCAGAGAAAAACTAAGCTTAAAGAGTTTAAAAGGGTGATTTTAAACTCTTTTGCAGCCGACTAATTTGGGCTTCTAACTGTTCAATTCGAGTTTCTAAATTTTTAATGACTGTGGCTTCAGCATCGGGAAGTTTTCCATGGTCTAGGGGACAAGTATTCTGGGGAATTCGACAGATTGTTCGACCGGGAACTCCGACAACTGTAGAATCAGAGGGTACATCTCGTAATACAATAGAACCGGCACCAATGCGAACATGATCACCCACTTGAATATTCCCTAAAATTTTAGCTCCCGCCCCAACTACTACCGATTTTCCCAAGGTGGGATGGCGTTTTCCACTGTCTTTTCCGGTTCCCCCCAAGGTTACCCCCTGATAAATTAGGGCGTAGTCTCCGACAATGGCGGTTTCTCCAATCACAACTCCCATGCCGTGATCGATAAATACCCCCTTACCGATGACCGCACCGGGGTGAATTTCAACTCCGGTAAATAGCCGACTGAAGTAAGAAATTAAACGGGGAACAAAGGGGATTTGCCGACGGTGTAACTCGTGAGCAATGCGATGCAGTTCTAAAGCGTGAAATCCGGGGTAAAAGCAAAGCACTTCTAGCCAATTTCGGGCAGCGGGGTCACGCTCAAAAATAATCATAAAGTCAGCTTGGAGGGTCTGCCACCCGTTGAGCAGGGGAAGAATTGATTTGACATTCTCGGTGGCAGCTGTTGGGATTATATCAGCTAACACCGCCGGTTTGTTGGGTGGAATGGGTGAGATGGTTAACCCAGGGGTAAGAGTCTGTTGCATTGCTTTCCGGGGGGAAGTGAAAAAGCTTTGACCCGTGTTGGAGTCATCTGCACTTCTTGCTTATACCAGATGCGAAAACTCAGGCTCAAAAACAGACTTGGGTTAAAATTATTAAACTAATTAAAAATGTACTCAGGGACTCAAAGCCTTGCTAGCAAAGGGACGTTTTTTTTTTTTAGATCAAGGGACGAGTATTTTTTGAGTAGGGGACGAGTATTTTTTGAGTAGGGGACGAGTATTTATGTACTCAGCCACAACTTATTCGGGATAGCTATTTGAAGTGATTTAGGAGCAAATTTAAGCCGATCAGAAATTGTACTCACGGCTTGTTTTTTTGGCCCAATTCTTACCTCCCTCAAAATTTTTAAATTTTTGTATATTTCAACACGCTTTAAGATTTCAGGTTTTAAACTCAAAGAAGTTACTCAATTTTTCCGGGGTTAGAGGTGGGAATTGGCTAGAAGAACTTTAGGTTTATCTGTATCGTCAACTACAATAAATAACTTTTGTAAACAAAAAAGCAACAAAAACCCAAATTTTTCCAAAAAACTGATATCTTAGATACAGAATTCAATTTAAGAACACCCGCAGAGATTTTTCTTTAGGTTGTTCTGGTTTTTACCTAAAATGCCCTGTCCGATTCGGTTTAGGGCATCAGCTTTGATAATTTGAGTACAAATACAGGAACTCAAAAAAGTTGCCATAAATGTTGTTAACCCCATGTAGTGACGGGGTTAGCTTTGAGTGCAAAAATACCCGTTGTCTAGTCTATAAATACTCGTCCCTACCCCGAAAAATACTCGTCCCTATACCCCCAAATTTTTTTTCAAATCTCTGATTCACCCGTCCCATCAGGATTAGAGATTTTGAGTACAGTCTTAATTAGTTTAATAAGTTTTATCCGCCGTTGTTGATTAAGGGGGGAATTGGGGGGGTGCTATAAATCTCCTAACGCCAGATGCAAAACCCGCCAAAGGTAAATAGGTCTTTATGGAATTGGTAATCTTACCCCCTACCAAAAACCTAATCACCGATGGATTCTGGGAGAAGTTAATGGATGCAATTAGGCTCGAATTCGTGCCGAAGGAATAAACAAAATAATCACGGTTTGTCAGATTTCCTCTAAGGTTGACCCGTCCACTTAATCCCAGAAATTCAATGACCCCCCAACTCGGAATTCCCACTCAATCAAGCGGTTGCAGTTCCTCTAGCTGCGGCACTTCTACAACAGAAATTGACGAAAAACTAAAACAACGAATTGAGAACCACCCTTGCTATAGCGAAGAAGCCCACCATCACTACGCCCGGATGCACGTTGCGGTGGCTCCCGCTTGCAATATCCAATGCAATTACTGTAATCGCAAATACGACTGCGCTAACGAAAGCCGACCTGGGGTGGTGAGTGAATTGTTAACCCCAGAAGAAGCCGCCCATAAAGTCTTAGTGATTGCGGGTAAAATTCCCCAAATGAGCGTCTTAGGCATTGCTGGCCCTGGTGACCCCTTAGCCAACCCGGAAAAAACTTTCCGCACCTTTGAGTTAATTGCGGACAAAGCTCCCGATATCAAGCTGTGCTTATCCACCAATGGTTTAATGCTCCCCGACTATGTAGAGCGGATTAAGCAACTGAACGTGGATCATGTCACGATTACGATTAACATGGTAGACCCGGAAATTGGCACACAAATCTATCCTTGGGTGCGCTATAACCGCAAACGCTATACCGGGATTGAAGCAGCGCAAATTCTCCACGAACGCCAAATGGAGGGTTTACAGGCACTTAAAGAAGCGGATATCCTTTGTAAGGTGAACTCGGTTCTAATTCCCGGAATTAATGACCATCATTTACCGGAAGTCAATCAAGTTATTCGTTCCAAAGGGGCATTTCTGCATAATATTATGCCCTTGATTTCAGCGCCTGAACATGGCACCTACTTTGGTTTAAACGGTCAACGTGGCCCCTCCCCCAAAGAATTAAAAGCGGTGCAAGATAACTGTTCTGGCAATATGAAAATGATGCGTCACTGTCGCCAATGTCGAGCGGATGCTGTGGGTTTATTAGGCGAAGACAGAAGCCAAGAATTTACGAAAGATAAATTCATGGAAATGCAGCCAGAATACAATATTGAAACTCGTCAAGAAGTTCATGCCGATATTGAGAAGTTTAAATCGGAACTAAAATTAGCTAAAGCCAAACTCAAACCCAGTCAAAAAGTTGCTAACAGTCCTAAAGTTTTAGTGGCGGTTGCGACTAAAGGTGGGGGGTTAGTGAATCAACATTTTGGTCATGCTAAAGAGTTCCAAATTTATGAAGTGGATGCTAACGAAGCTAAATTCGTCGGTCATCGCAAAATTGATCATTATTGTCAAAGTGGTTATGGCGAAGAAGCCACATTAGAACACACGATTAAAGCCATTGCAGATTGTCAAGCAATTTTGGTTTCTAAAGTTGGTGAATGTCCGAAAGCGGATTTAGAAGCGGCGGGTTTAATTGTGGTGGAAGCCTACGATGTGATTGAAAAAGTTGCCCGGGCTTTTTATCAGCACCATATTCTCCAAACTACTCAGGAAATTCCTGAAATTGTTGGTTGTATTTAATTCCTAATTTCCGTTTCCCCATTGTTAAACTGAGGGCAAGATAATGTCAACTTGTATTTACCTAGATAATAATGCCACAACTCAGGTAGATCCTGGAGTATTAGAAGCAATGCTTCCCTACTTTAGCGAATATTATGGTAATCCCTCCAGTATGCACAGCTTTGGGGGAAAGGTCGGAAAAGCAATCAAACAAGCTAGAGCTCAAGTTGCGGGTCTTTTAGGGGCTGATGACACCGAAATTGTGTTTACCAGTTGTGGCAGTGAAAGTAATAATACGGCAATTCGCGCCGCTTTAGCTGCCCAACCTGACCGTCGCCATATTATTACTACTCAAGTCGAACACGCGGCGGTTTTAAATGTTTGCAAACAACTGGAAAAACAAGGTTATACGGTTACTTATTTATCCGTTGATGCTCAAGGACAATTAGATTTAATGGAATTAGAAGCTGCCTTAACGGGAAATACGGCTTTAGTTTCTACGATGTATGCTAATAATGAAACCGGAACGGTATTTCCAATTGAACAAATTGGGGGATTAGCGAAGGAATACGGGGCTGTTTTTCATGTTGATGCGGTGCAAGCGGTTGGTAAAATTCCTTTGAATCTGAAGAACAGCACCATTGATTTATTAACATTATCGGGTCATAAGTTACACGCTCCTAAAGGGGTTGGAGCATTATATGTCCGCCGGGGATTTCATTTTCGACCGTTGCTAATTGGCGGACATCAAGAACGGGGTCGGCGAGCGGGTACTGAAAATGTCCCTGGAATTATTGGTTTAGGAAAAGCGGCGGAACTGGAATTATTACATTTACCAGAAGCCACTAAACGGGAAAGCCAATTGCGAGATCTTTTGGAAACAACTTTGCTAGAAATTATTCCAAATTGTCAAGTGAATGGTGACCCGAAACATCGCTTACCAAATACCACCAATATTGGGTTTAAATATATTGAAGGGGAAGCGATTTTACTCTCCTTAGACCAGTATGGAATTTGTGCTTCTTCTGGTTCAGCTTGCACTTCTGGATCTTTGGAACCTTCTCACGTTTTACGAGCAATGGGTTTACCTTATGTGATTCTACATGGCTCAATTCGATTTAGTTTAAGTCGTTACACAACGGAGGCAGAAATCAATCAAGTCCTAACTGTAATGCCACCAATTATAGAGCGTTTGCGTTCCCTTTCTCCCTTCAATAGTGATGCGGCGGAATGGTTACAAGATAGGCAAACCAGTAATCAGTTATCAGCCATTAGTTAACAGTTTATTAACCTTTGATACTGATAATTCTTAACGCTGACACTGATAATTGTTCACTTTTAATTCTGACACTGATTACTGATTTGGAGAACTGTTATGTGGGACTACACAGACAAAGTATTAGACTTATTTTATAACCCGAAAAACCAAGGGGTAATTGAACAAACCGACGAACCGGGAATTGCTGTAGTTTTTGGGGAAATTGGTAGTATTGCTTGCGGAGATGCTTTAAGATTGCATCTCAAAATCGATCAACCCAAGGACATGATTGTAGATGCTCGATTTCAAACTTTTGGTTGTACCAGCGCCATTGCTTCTTCTTCAGCATTAACGGAATTAGTTAAGGGTTTGACCTTAGATGAAGCGTTGAAGGTTACTAATAAAGAAATTGCCGATTTTTTAGGGGGTTTACCCGAAGCTAAAATGCACTGTTCGGTGATGGGACAAGAAGCATTAGAAGCGGCGATTTATAAATATCGAGGAATTGAATTAGAAGCTCATGATGATGATGATGGGACTTTAGTTTGTAAGTGTTTTAGCATTAGTGAATCGAAAATTCGCCGAGCTATTGTTGAAAATAACTTAACAACCGCCGAACAAGTTACAAGTTATATTAAAGCGGGTGGCGGTTGTGGTTCTTGTTTATATCCCATTGATGATTTAATTGCGGAAGTCCTTAAAGAAAAAGCTAACATTACTCAAATTGCTACAGAGATTGCCTTTGCTAAAGACTCTCAGCAACCTACCTCAGCACCCCCGCTAACAACAATTCAAAAAATTTCCTTGATTCAAAAAGTTCTCTTAGAAGAAGTCCGTCCTTTGCTGTTAGCAGATGGAGGGGATGTCGAACTTTATGATGTCGAAGGAGATACAGTAAAAGTCTTACTGAAAGGAGCTTGTGGCTCTTGTCCTAGTAGTACATCTACTCTGAAAGGGTTAATTGAAACGACTTTAAAACAGAAAGTCTTACCCAGTTTATTAGTGGAAGCACTATAAATTTAAGCCCAAACAATTCATCTACAATAACCTATTAAGGTGGTAATTATGAAAGTTCAAAAACGTCATCAAGGTGAGGAGCGTCCTCCCCCTCAACCTCAAAAAGAAATCAGTTTCAGACTCCAATTTTGCTAACTGATATTTCTTTTCAACTTGCTAGATCTTAACCTCTCCTTCAACAACAAATCTATTCATTTACCCAGGATAATTAATCATGACAGACCAAAAAATTAGACAGATTGCATTTTACGGAAAAGGTGGGATTGGTAAATCCACCACCTCCCAAAATACCATTGCTGGGATGGCGGAATTGGGTCAGCGCGTGATGATTGTCGGTTGTGACCCCAAAGCTGATTCCACCCGCTTAATGCTCCACAGTAAAGCTCAAACCACCGTACTTCACCTCGCCGCCGAACGGGGTGCTGTGGAAGATGTCGAACTCGAAGAAGTGTTACTCACCGGCTATCGGGATGTCCGTTGTGTAGAATCCGGTGGCCCAGAACCCGGTGTCGGTTGTGCTGGACGGGGGATTATTACTGCGATTAACTTCCTAGAAGAAAACGGCGCCTATGAAGACCTAGATTTCGTCAGTTATGACGTTTTAGGGGACGTTGTGTGTGGTGGTTTCGCCATGCCTATCCGTGAAGGTAAAGCTCAAGAAATTTACATCGTTACCTCCGGGGAAATGATGGCTATGTACGCTGCTAATAACATTGCGCGTGGGGTACTTAAATATGCTCACTCCGGCGGTGTGCGTTTAGGCGGTTTAATTTGCAACAGCCGTAAAGTTGACCGGGAATTAGAATTAATTGAAACCTTGGCCAAACGCTTAAATACTCAAATGCTTCACTTTGTCCCCCGCGACAACGTGGTACAACACGCCGAATTGCGTCGGATGACGGTGATTGAGTATGCTCCCCAACATCCTCAAGCCCAAGAATATCGCACCTTGGCTAACAAGATTATTGACAACAAAAATCTGACGATTCCGACTCCAATTTCTATGGATGAATTAGAAGAATTATTGGTGGAATTCGGAATTTTAGGAGATGACAAAGAATTCGAGCATTTAGTGGGTAAAACC contains the following coding sequences:
- the nifH gene encoding nitrogenase iron protein; the protein is MTDQKIRQIAFYGKGGIGKSTTSQNTIAGMAELGQRVMIVGCDPKADSTRLMLHSKAQTTVLHLAAERGAVEDVELEEVLLTGYRDVRCVESGGPEPGVGCAGRGIITAINFLEENGAYEDLDFVSYDVLGDVVCGGFAMPIREGKAQEIYIVTSGEMMAMYAANNIARGVLKYAHSGGVRLGGLICNSRKVDRELELIETLAKRLNTQMLHFVPRDNVVQHAELRRMTVIEYAPQHPQAQEYRTLANKIIDNKNLTIPTPISMDELEELLVEFGILGDDKEFEHLVGKTADEAPVTVGV
- the nifU gene encoding Fe-S cluster assembly protein NifU codes for the protein MWDYTDKVLDLFYNPKNQGVIEQTDEPGIAVVFGEIGSIACGDALRLHLKIDQPKDMIVDARFQTFGCTSAIASSSALTELVKGLTLDEALKVTNKEIADFLGGLPEAKMHCSVMGQEALEAAIYKYRGIELEAHDDDDGTLVCKCFSISESKIRRAIVENNLTTAEQVTSYIKAGGGCGSCLYPIDDLIAEVLKEKANITQIATEIAFAKDSQQPTSAPPLTTIQKISLIQKVLLEEVRPLLLADGGDVELYDVEGDTVKVLLKGACGSCPSSTSTLKGLIETTLKQKVLPSLLVEAL
- a CDS encoding nitrogen fixation protein NifZ, which codes for MQLDELELDLPPCFEIGEKVQTRKLIRNDGTFPGQEIGATLAKKGEIGYVISIGTFLQNSYIYAVHFMGTGYVVGCRAKELETVETGI
- the cysE gene encoding serine O-acetyltransferase, with the translated sequence MQQTLTPGLTISPIPPNKPAVLADIIPTAATENVKSILPLLNGWQTLQADFMIIFERDPAARNWLEVLCFYPGFHALELHRIAHELHRRQIPFVPRLISYFSRLFTGVEIHPGAVIGKGVFIDHGMGVVIGETAIVGDYALIYQGVTLGGTGKDSGKRHPTLGKSVVVGAGAKILGNIQVGDHVRIGAGSIVLRDVPSDSTVVGVPGRTICRIPQNTCPLDHGKLPDAEATVIKNLETRIEQLEAQISRLQKSLKSPF
- the nifS gene encoding cysteine desulfurase NifS, with the translated sequence MSTCIYLDNNATTQVDPGVLEAMLPYFSEYYGNPSSMHSFGGKVGKAIKQARAQVAGLLGADDTEIVFTSCGSESNNTAIRAALAAQPDRRHIITTQVEHAAVLNVCKQLEKQGYTVTYLSVDAQGQLDLMELEAALTGNTALVSTMYANNETGTVFPIEQIGGLAKEYGAVFHVDAVQAVGKIPLNLKNSTIDLLTLSGHKLHAPKGVGALYVRRGFHFRPLLIGGHQERGRRAGTENVPGIIGLGKAAELELLHLPEATKRESQLRDLLETTLLEIIPNCQVNGDPKHRLPNTTNIGFKYIEGEAILLSLDQYGICASSGSACTSGSLEPSHVLRAMGLPYVILHGSIRFSLSRYTTEAEINQVLTVMPPIIERLRSLSPFNSDAAEWLQDRQTSNQLSAIS
- the nifB gene encoding nitrogenase cofactor biosynthesis protein NifB, with the protein product MTPQLGIPTQSSGCSSSSCGTSTTEIDEKLKQRIENHPCYSEEAHHHYARMHVAVAPACNIQCNYCNRKYDCANESRPGVVSELLTPEEAAHKVLVIAGKIPQMSVLGIAGPGDPLANPEKTFRTFELIADKAPDIKLCLSTNGLMLPDYVERIKQLNVDHVTITINMVDPEIGTQIYPWVRYNRKRYTGIEAAQILHERQMEGLQALKEADILCKVNSVLIPGINDHHLPEVNQVIRSKGAFLHNIMPLISAPEHGTYFGLNGQRGPSPKELKAVQDNCSGNMKMMRHCRQCRADAVGLLGEDRSQEFTKDKFMEMQPEYNIETRQEVHADIEKFKSELKLAKAKLKPSQKVANSPKVLVAVATKGGGLVNQHFGHAKEFQIYEVDANEAKFVGHRKIDHYCQSGYGEEATLEHTIKAIADCQAILVSKVGECPKADLEAAGLIVVEAYDVIEKVARAFYQHHILQTTQEIPEIVGCI